One Acidimicrobiia bacterium DNA segment encodes these proteins:
- a CDS encoding DUF1059 domain-containing protein, whose translation MARVIRCECGFVARGETDDEVVAGIREHMRTDHPVLLETVGHDDLLGWIELE comes from the coding sequence ATGGCCAGGGTGATCAGGTGCGAGTGCGGATTCGTCGCCCGGGGCGAGACCGACGACGAGGTGGTCGCGGGCATCCGCGAGCACATGCGGACGGACCATCCGGTCCTGCTCGAGACCGTCGGCCACGACGACCTCCTCGGTTGGATCGAGCTCGAGTGA